From the genome of Methanobrevibacter sp. TMH8, one region includes:
- a CDS encoding Coenzyme F420 hydrogenase/dehydrogenase, beta subunit C-terminal domain, translating into MNDKKTAIVGTPCQILAATKINEYDEQTGGSPIDLKIGLFCMENFSYTYLKKFLEDNNINLKDVEGFKIEENKFKVFLKNDNPFIVPLSATESFKRKNCDICTDYTSDISDISVGSLGSPKGWSTVIIRTEKGKEILEDAEKEGYFETKHLTDGGKGLLEKIASKKKKDNLNNIMEREVVSRPVLYKRRIADDEIEKISYQCQFENLESDVISEGACVLCGACEYVCPTNIIQIDDRKPQKYGNCEEDCHACYFACPRTYLSKNIMSDDLENKPLGDYLDIISVKSNKIEGQDGGAVTSILMYLLNKKLVDDVFIVGEDEEIPWKPISKLTSDVQEVIDAAGTKYSTAPIGFKALKN; encoded by the coding sequence ATGAATGACAAAAAAACTGCTATTGTTGGAACTCCTTGTCAAATTTTAGCTGCTACTAAGATTAATGAATATGATGAACAAACTGGTGGATCACCTATAGATTTAAAAATAGGCTTATTTTGTATGGAAAACTTTTCATATACTTACTTAAAAAAATTTTTAGAAGATAATAATATTAACTTAAAAGATGTTGAAGGATTTAAGATTGAAGAAAACAAATTTAAAGTTTTCTTAAAAAATGATAATCCTTTCATAGTTCCATTAAGTGCTACTGAATCATTTAAAAGGAAAAATTGTGATATTTGTACTGATTACACATCAGATATTTCTGATATATCTGTTGGTTCACTTGGATCTCCAAAAGGTTGGTCCACTGTTATAATAAGAACTGAAAAAGGGAAAGAAATTTTAGAAGATGCTGAGAAAGAAGGATATTTCGAAACTAAACATTTAACAGATGGAGGAAAAGGTCTTCTTGAAAAAATAGCTTCTAAAAAGAAGAAAGATAATCTCAACAATATTATGGAACGAGAAGTAGTATCAAGACCAGTATTATACAAAAGAAGAATAGCTGATGATGAAATTGAGAAAATATCTTATCAATGTCAATTTGAAAATCTAGAAAGTGATGTTATTTCTGAAGGAGCTTGTGTATTATGTGGAGCTTGTGAATATGTCTGTCCAACTAATATAATTCAAATTGATGATAGAAAACCTCAAAAATATGGAAATTGTGAAGAGGATTGTCATGCATGTTATTTTGCATGTCCTAGAACATATCTTAGTAAAAACATAATGAGTGATGATTTAGAAAATAAACCATTAGGTGATTATTTAGATATTATCTCTGTAAAATCTAATAAAATAGAAGGACAAGATGGTGGGGCTGTTACCTCAATTCTAATGTATCTGCTTAATAAAAAATTAGTTGATGATGTATTCATTGTAGGTGAAGATGAAGAAATTCCATGGAAACCTATATCTAAACTTACAAGTGATGTTCAAGAAGTTATTGATGCAGCTGGAACAAAATATAGTACTGCTCCAATTGGGTTTAAGGCTTTAAAAAACTAA